Part of the Spirochaetota bacterium genome, ATTTCGCGGTGAAGCTGAGCTACAGCAGGGAAGTCTCCCCCGAAACGGCGGCCCTGGCCCTGCAGGGTATGAGCGCGACGGACCCCGCGACGATGCGCAATGATTTTACGATTTGCGCCTCTTACGATTATTCCGGCTCCCTGGATCGAATCACCTGGCCCTCACTCGTGCTCACGACCCGTTCCGATAAGCTCGTGCCGCGCGCCCTCGCGGAAAGCCTGGCCACCGCGCTTCCCGACGCGAAGCTCGTGGTCCTGGAGGCGACCGGCCATATGCCTCACATGGAGCACCATGAAAAGGTGAACGGTGCGATCAGGGAATTCCTCGACGCGGCGGTATAGGCGCGCGGATCACCCGGCCGACGCGTCCCGGGCGCATAACGTTCCTTCGGTAAACGACATTTGGCGTAGTGTACTCACGGAGCAAAATGTGGCGCAGCCCGAAGTGTAGCGGACCGTTTACCGAATGTAAAATGAAGCCCGATATTTTCACTTAAAGTTCACTACTAACTTCTTGCCCAAAACATCAGCAACTTTTTCAAGAGTAGATAACCTCATACTTTCAGCATGATTCTCAAGTCTTGAGACTGCACTTTTTGTTGTTTTCAGCTTTTTTGCAAATTCTTCTTGAGTCATTCCCTTTTTGGTTCTCAACAATTTAATTTGTGAACCAATTCTAAGATTATCATATTCTTCCATGACAGCTTTACGAAAACCGGGAGTTTTCTTTTCACGTTTTGCTATATATTTTTCGACATCGCTCATTTTTTGTTTCTCCTTTTATATTCATACATATACTTTACAGCTCGATCTATTTCAGATAACGGAGTTTTTTGTGTTTTCTTTTGAAATCCATTAGTTAAAATCACAATATTATTTTTATCAAAGAAACCAAGAAACCTGAAAATATCCGATTTCCACGTAATTCTACATTCCCACAGATCAGAGCCAGATAATTTCTTGAAAAATTTAGAAGAGACTAAATCAGCATCTTCGATTAATTTAAATACAGCGATAACCTTTTGAGCGATTTTATCAGATAAACTATCTATAAAATCCTCAACTGGGCACTTACCATCATCCATACGATAAAAAATTATACTTCGCTTCATTAAGCAATGTTAGCGTTATTGTGAACTTTGTCAATTAAAAGTGTATTGTTTTATTGACTTATTCCAGAAATTTGAGGGGGTTTTATTTAACTATTGGATAGACGCAATAAATATTGATTCTCCCCGGCAAAAAGGATCAGGTGCCGCGCTTATTGCTTGACAATCAATTTTTTCGAGTGTATATTTCCGGGGCGTAAAACCGGTCAGGATATATGCCATTCCAAGCGAATGCGTGCCCGAGGCCATCCCCCGGTCAATCGATCAGGAAAACAACTAAAAGAGACGAGGTACGAGTTATGAGCATCAGGATAGGTATTAATGGATTCGGCAGGATCGGGCGCAATATACTGCGCATCATCATGGAGAATGCATCGACGAGCAAGGAGCTCGAGGTCATCGGGATCAACGATCTCACCGACGCGGCGACACTGGCACACCTGTTTAAATACGACTCCATATTCGGGATATTCCCGGGCGAGGTGAAACACGGCCAGAATTCCATATTCGTGAGCGGGCGCGAGATCAAGATTTATTCCGAGAAGGATCCGGGATCGTTGCCGTGGAAAGCCGACGCCGTCGACGTCGTGATCGAGTCGACCGGGAGGTTCACCGACAGGGACAAGGCCGCGGCGCACATAGACGCGGGGGCGAAAAAGGTCATCATCTCGGCGCCGGCGAAAGGTGAGGATATCACCATCGTCCTGGGCGTGAACGAGGATAAGTACAACGCCGCCGAGCATCACGTCATCTCGAACGCGTCCTGCACCACGAACTGCCTCGCGCCCATCGTGAAGGTGCTCCATGACAGCTTTGGCGTCGAAAAGGGGCTCATGACCACGATACATTCCTACACGAATGACCAGCGGATCCTGGACTTTCCTCATAAAGACCTGCGCAGGGCCCGTGCCGCCGCCCTTTCGATGATACCCACAACGACCGGCGCCGCAAAGGCCGTCACCCTCGTGCTTCCCGAGCTTAAGGGTAAGCTCGACGGGCTCGCGCTGCGCGTACCCACCCCCGACGTTTCCATCGTCGACTTCGTCTGCACGGTCAAGACCAGGACCAGCAGGGAAGATGTCAGGGCCGCGCTCAAGACCGCCGCGAACGGCAAGCTCAAGGGCATACTCGACGTCTCCGAGCTGCCCCTGGTATCGGTGGATTTCCTGGGTAATCCCCATTCTTCCATTGTCGATGCCGAATCGGTTTACGTGGTGGATGGAAACCTGGTCAAGGTTCTCTCGTGGTACGATAACGAATGGGGCTATTCCAGCAGGGTCGTGGATCTCGCGAAATACATCATGAAATAGGGCATACACGGAGAACCGATATGGAGCGCAGGGAGATTTTTGCCGGCAATTGGAAGATGTACACCACGCATACCGAGGCGCTCGACCTCGCCCGTGGCATAATCGGCGGACTTGGGGAGGCAGGGAAGCGGGAGGTCGTTCTTTTTCCGCCCTCGGTGCATCTTCGGGAAGTCGCGGGCCTGTGCGCGGGCACGCCCGTACGCGCGGGTGCGCAGAACATGTATTTCGAGAAAGAGGGCGCATTTACGGGCGAGATATCGCCGGCCATGGTCAAAGACAGCGGAGCCCGCACTATTCTCATAGGCCACTCCGAGCGCAGGCACGTCTTTGGCGAGACCGATGAACTGGTCAATAAAAAGGTACGCGCGGCCCTGGAATGGGGCCTGGAACCCATGGTGTGCGTAGGGGAGCTCCTTGAAGACCGGGAGGCGGGTCGCGGCGAGTCGGTCGTGCGCGCCCAGGTCGAAAAGGCGTTCGCCGGGATCTCCGCGGCACAGATGAAGTCGATAGTTATCGCCTATGAGCCCGTATGGGCGATAGGGACGGGAAAGGTCGCGACCCCGGAAATGGCGGAAGCCATGCACGCGGTAATCAGGGAGGTCCTGGCGGGGGGCCATCCGGCCGGGATCGCGGACGCGATGCCGGTGCTTTACGGCGGTTCGGTCAAGCCCGACAATATCGCGGGACTATACCGCATGAAAAATATCGATGGGGTTCTGGTGGGTGGTGCCAGCCTTAAAACGGCCTCATTCCTGGACATAGTGCACGTAAAGTAGGGGCACTATTAATTATTAAGGGTAAAAAAAATCCTTTACAATATTCTATGCCCGCTACTATGGATAATGATTCCAAGTTTCCATCGAAGGGACAACCGCGGGTGTGTATAATTCTGCGCAGTACAAGGGGATGACGTCATGACTATTTTAGCATCGGTAGCCACCGTATTATTCATTATACTCAGTGCGCTCCTGATAATCATTATACTTCTGCAGACCGATAAAAGCGCCGGAATGGGCATACTCGGCGGATCGAGCCAGTCGACCTTCGGGTCTTCGACCGCGGACGTCATTACCAAGATAACCACGGTGATGGTCGCCATATTCATGCTGGGCTCCCTGGGTCTGGCAATGCTCGAGTCCTACAAGGCGAAATCGCTCGAGAGGGGCCTTGCTACGGAAGGGGCGAAATCCGGGGTTCTCGAGGATGCGGACAAGGTCTCGGCGGACGCCCAGAAGCCCGAGGATGCGTCCGGCCGCGAAGCGAAGTAGGGTCTTATTACGAAAAACCTTGAAGGGGGACACGATGGCGAAGGAAGTTTATGTAGATGAAAATGAGTGTACCGGGTGCGAATTGTGCGTTGATTCGCTTCCCGAGGTTTTCGAAATGACCACCGAAGGCGTCAGCAAGGTGCATAATTCCAAGGGCGCGCCCACAGAAAAAATCCAGGAAGTCATAGACAGCTGCCCGGCAGAATGTATCCACTGGAAGGAGTAACGCGGGCGTACACATACCATCATTTTCACGGATTCACGCCAGATATGCAGCTTGATTGATCAGGCTGCAAATTTATTTATTATGCGCGGGTGCATTGCACCGAAAATTCTCGTACAAGGAGAGGCTGTTAATGGCGGGGAAAAGCTATTTATTTACCTCTGAATCAGTTTCCGAAGGACATCCCGACAAGGTCGCCGACCAGATATCGGACGGGGTGCTGGATGAACATCTCAAGGGGGACAAGTTTTCAAGGGTCGCCTGCGAGACGCTGGTAACGACCGACCGGATCGTGGTTTCGGGCGAAATCACGTCGACCTGCAAGGTCGATTATGAAAAGGTCGCGCGGGATGTGGCGGCCCGGATCGGGTATACCGATCCCGATATCGGCTTCGATGCCAAGACCTGTACGGTTCAGATCTATGTTCATGCCCAGTCCCCCGACATCTCCCAGGGGGTTACCGAGGGCCAGGGATTGTTCAAGGAGCAGGGCGCCGGCGACCAGGGAATGATGTTCGGGTATGCGGTCGCGGAAACCGAAGAACTCATGCCCATGCCCATAAGCTTTGCGAACCGCCTCGTGAAGAAGCTCGCCGACGTTCGCAGGAGCGGTGAAGTGAATTTCGTGCGCCCCGACTCGAAATCGCAGGTTACCGTCCAGTATGAAAACGGCAAACCCACCAGGGTCGATGCGGTGGTCATCTCCACGCAGCACACCCCCGAGGTGGCGTATGAGGCCATAAGGGAGGCCATGATAGAATCGGTCATTAAAAAGATCATCCCTGCCAAGCTCATCGACAAGAACACCAAGATATATGTCAATCCCACGGGGCGCTTCGTGGTCGGCGGGCCGCATGGGGATACCGGGCTTACCGGGCGCAAAATCATCGTGGACACCTACGGCGGAATGGGCCGGCATGGAGGGGGCGCGTTCTCCGGAAAAGACCCGTCCAAGGTCGACCGCTCGGCAGCGTACATGGGACGCTACATCGCGAAAAACGTTGTCGCGGCCGGGCTGGCGCATCGTTGCGAAGTGCAGCTCGCGTATGCGATCGGTGTCGCCGACCCGGTATCGGTCATGGTCGATTCTTTCGGTACGGGCACAATCCCGGATGACGAGATCGAGGCACGAATCAGAAAGGTGTTCGATATGAAGCCGGCCGGTATTATCAGAACCCTCGACCTCCTCAAGCCTATATTCCTGCTCACTGCCGCATACGGGCATTTCGGGCGTGAAGAGGCCGCGTTTAGCTGGGAAAAGACGGACAAGGCACAGGCGCTCAAGTAAGCTTCCTTCCCGCCGGATTTCGGGAAGTCCAGTCGAAACATGATCAGCCGCGGGGCGCGCCCCGCGGCTGAAGTTTTATTCCGGCGCGCTTCCTGCCGATAATTAAATTGTAACACGCAGGCTTGCAGGGCCACGTACTATAGGGGGCGCGCAATGAGTGAACGCATAATAAAATCCTTTACCTACAAATGCCGGTGTGGTTATGTGATCAACGTGCACGTGGATTTCGGGGTGCCCCAGGAGACAATCGCCTGCAGGCGCTGCAAACATCCCGTAACAAGAACCAGCGTCTGACCCCGCCCCGGTTCAGCGCGGGGTTGTCCGCAATCGGGACCCTGTGCGGCTATTGAACGCGTATTCGTTTCAGATTACAACAAGCTCGGATACCAGGATGAAAGCGCTTTTACAAATTTGCGCGCGTAGCATGCGTGCTGCGGTCATTTGCGCGGTCTGCGTCCACGGGGCGCATGCCGAAGAGGCATTGGGGCCGGGCCTGATTCCCGTCGCGGGGGAGCAGAAAAACGTCGAAAGGGCAGCCGCCGTAAACGTGGATATGCAGATAGGATATGGACAATACAACAATGTCCTGTCCAGTGTGAACCTCTCGAACGAGCAGGAGGATGCGGTCTACCTGGTAAGCGCTTCACTGAAGCGTTCCGATGATTTCGGATATAACGCGAATGTGTACCGGAACTCGAGCTATTCCGAGGACAAGATCGGTTATACGGGGAACTTCAATATAAGCGATACCTGGAGGTCCCTCATTGAGGCGGAGGTGTACAACGATTCGAGGGGCATGTTCGACAACGCCGTCTTCAGCCGTGAGGAGAAGAACGAGGCCAGGTTTTCGCTGAAAAACGTCTACAAGCTGTCCAACCAGTTCGAGTGCTTCCTGCTTGCGGGAGGCGGGGAGTACACGCACCGGCTCAGGCCCATGCTTCCCCAGGACCGGATCGAGGGAAGGCTGTTTTATGGCGATATGAATATCGGAGGAGAATACATCTGGTCGGCATCGAACCGGGTGCGCGGGAAATCGGAATTTTACTATTATAATTACCGCGGAGAGAGTCCGGAGGACATGCATTCGAGCTCGGAACTCGTGGATGACTTCAACCTGACCCGCAATGTCGGTATCAGCGTGGGATTGAACGCGGATTTCAACAAGGACGCGGCCCCGCTCGTCTTTCCGAATTTCGTCTTGACCATCAAGGGGTTCGCGCACGCGAGTTTTGCGCTCTCCTACCGGTATGACCTGGCGCCCTTCCGCCCTGAGGTTTTTTACCTGGAACAGAAGTATATCGAACCCTCGCTCGACCTTCCCCCCTCCAGGGTGCATCATGGCGAGGCGAAAAGCGAAGTCAGATTCAATGACACG contains:
- a CDS encoding triose-phosphate isomerase translates to MERREIFAGNWKMYTTHTEALDLARGIIGGLGEAGKREVVLFPPSVHLREVAGLCAGTPVRAGAQNMYFEKEGAFTGEISPAMVKDSGARTILIGHSERRHVFGETDELVNKKVRAALEWGLEPMVCVGELLEDREAGRGESVVRAQVEKAFAGISAAQMKSIVIAYEPVWAIGTGKVATPEMAEAMHAVIREVLAGGHPAGIADAMPVLYGGSVKPDNIAGLYRMKNIDGVLVGGASLKTASFLDIVHVK
- the gap gene encoding type I glyceraldehyde-3-phosphate dehydrogenase; the encoded protein is MSIRIGINGFGRIGRNILRIIMENASTSKELEVIGINDLTDAATLAHLFKYDSIFGIFPGEVKHGQNSIFVSGREIKIYSEKDPGSLPWKADAVDVVIESTGRFTDRDKAAAHIDAGAKKVIISAPAKGEDITIVLGVNEDKYNAAEHHVISNASCTTNCLAPIVKVLHDSFGVEKGLMTTIHSYTNDQRILDFPHKDLRRARAAALSMIPTTTGAAKAVTLVLPELKGKLDGLALRVPTPDVSIVDFVCTVKTRTSREDVRAALKTAANGKLKGILDVSELPLVSVDFLGNPHSSIVDAESVYVVDGNLVKVLSWYDNEWGYSSRVVDLAKYIMK
- a CDS encoding type II toxin-antitoxin system RelE/ParE family toxin, whose translation is MKRSIIFYRMDDGKCPVEDFIDSLSDKIAQKVIAVFKLIEDADLVSSKFFKKLSGSDLWECRITWKSDIFRFLGFFDKNNIVILTNGFQKKTQKTPLSEIDRAVKYMYEYKRRNKK
- a CDS encoding XRE family transcriptional regulator encodes the protein MSDVEKYIAKREKKTPGFRKAVMEEYDNLRIGSQIKLLRTKKGMTQEEFAKKLKTTKSAVSRLENHAESMRLSTLEKVADVLGKKLVVNFK
- the secG gene encoding preprotein translocase subunit SecG, which produces MTILASVATVLFIILSALLIIIILLQTDKSAGMGILGGSSQSTFGSSTADVITKITTVMVAIFMLGSLGLAMLESYKAKSLERGLATEGAKSGVLEDADKVSADAQKPEDASGREAK
- a CDS encoding methionine adenosyltransferase, producing MAGKSYLFTSESVSEGHPDKVADQISDGVLDEHLKGDKFSRVACETLVTTDRIVVSGEITSTCKVDYEKVARDVAARIGYTDPDIGFDAKTCTVQIYVHAQSPDISQGVTEGQGLFKEQGAGDQGMMFGYAVAETEELMPMPISFANRLVKKLADVRRSGEVNFVRPDSKSQVTVQYENGKPTRVDAVVISTQHTPEVAYEAIREAMIESVIKKIIPAKLIDKNTKIYVNPTGRFVVGGPHGDTGLTGRKIIVDTYGGMGRHGGGAFSGKDPSKVDRSAAYMGRYIAKNVVAAGLAHRCEVQLAYAIGVADPVSVMVDSFGTGTIPDDEIEARIRKVFDMKPAGIIRTLDLLKPIFLLTAAYGHFGREEAAFSWEKTDKAQALK
- a CDS encoding ferredoxin — encoded protein: MAKEVYVDENECTGCELCVDSLPEVFEMTTEGVSKVHNSKGAPTEKIQEVIDSCPAECIHWKE